One Fusarium poae strain DAOMC 252244 chromosome 4, whole genome shotgun sequence DNA window includes the following coding sequences:
- a CDS encoding hypothetical protein (BUSCO:53541at5125), translating into MSVPATYKPSPLGYGSSPTRSSPFRRAESPASPSPLRNTTVTPTGSPTKAGPFGSTSRFARATTPTSTQPSWTPKPKTPVKDEMASPSPSRLTAPRTPVSKSLGSGNALSQLAATQVRTLRDAFQIMDRDCDGVVNREDVTDMLNQLGLPSTPADVCLFFPTSAPQTISLAMFLNSLADALAALSDSADLLSAFSAFDNDDSGQVDVVELRNALLQTAPEPGEKALSANEIDKIMNGFTGRRAFNRNMNAHLGAKRGEVFKYQEFVGSIMGSNNGSDNPDENEN; encoded by the exons ATG TCTGTACCGGCTACATACAAGCCTTCGCCTCTTGGCTATGGCTCTTCTCCTACTCGCAGCTCTCCATTTCGTCGAGCCGAATCTCCTGCTTCACCGTCTCCCCTCCGAAATACCACAGTCACACCGACTGGTTCCCCTACAAAGGCCGGACCCTTTGGCTCTACTTCGCGCTTCGCTAGAGCTACCACTCCTACAAGCACACAACCCAGCTGGACACCAAAGCCCAAGACTCCTGTGAAAGACGAAATGGCTTCCCCATCACCTTCACGACTGACAGCGCCTCGAACGCCGGTATCAAAGTCACTCGGTAGTGGTAACGCGCTGTCGCAATTGGCAGCAACGCAAGTCCGAACACTACGAGATGCTTTTCAAATCATGGACCGAGACTGTGACGGTGTTGTGAACCGTGAAGACGTTACAGATATGCTTAACCAGCTAG GTTTACCGTCCACCCCAGCTGATGTTTGCTTGTTTTTTCCTACATCAGCACCTCAAACCATCAGTCTAGCAATGTTCCTCAACTCGCTTGCCGACGCACTAGCAGCTCTATCTGATAGCGCCGACTTGCTCTCCGCCTTTTCAGCTTTCGATAACGACGACAGCGGTCAAGTGGATGTAGTTGAGTTGCGCAACGCGCTTTTACAAACAGCGCCCGAACCTGGCGAGAAGGCTCTGTCTGCCAACGAGATTGATAAGATCATGAACGGGTTCACTGGACGTCGAGCCTTCAACCGCAACATGAACGCTCATCTGGGTGCCAAGAGAGGCGAGGTGTTCAAGTACCAAGAGTTTGTCGGTTCCATCATGGGGTCCAACAATGGTTCGGATAACCCTGATGAGAACGAAAACTAA
- a CDS encoding hypothetical protein (SECRETED:SignalP(1-16)) — MKFGAAILVLATSALASNVRRGDEYESPDYSGGEYEAPEGDYGSGDYGYKHDNGYKHEVTQVEVTYTTTTVCPVTYTHHEQGYTYYETKLTTSTVTVVEAKTVDVTVKAPDVYKHYTDVEYVTRTSLCPVTVTKTIEGEVITEVYTTTSYIYDVVKTTDYEHVKQPDVTKHETDVVYKTRTTVCPVTVTKTIAGEVVTETYTTTSLIEEVVQSTDYEHVKQPDVTKYATDVVYTTRTTVCPVTLTKTIAGEVVTETYTTTSVIEEVVKSTDYAHIKQPDVTKYETDVVYKTKTHVYPVTVTKTIEGEVITNVYTSTDYEVVKVHSTVYDKVELPDVTKHETDIVYQTKTEVHPVTVTKTVEGEVVTNIYTETSLVVEEVVTTIPVYETIVKTMGKGVVVTQYSKIVQTVGGGTVYQTVAPAPTTVEIPETEVVTQPEVTVPATPTAQPEPIVNGAAVAANKAPVFAFMAGILGAVALL; from the exons ATGAAGTTCGGTGCTGCTATTTTGGTCTTGGCCACCTCGGCCCTGGCTAGCAACGTCCGACGAGGAGACGAGTATGAGAGCCCCGACTACAGCGGCGGAGAGTATGAGGCTCCTGAGGGCGACTACGGATCTGGAGACTATGGCTACAAGCACGACAATGGTTACAAGCACGAGGTGACCCAGGTCGAGGTCACTTACACGACTACGACTGTCTGCCCCGTCACTTATACCCACCACGAACAGGGATA CACCTACTACGAGACCAAGCTCACAACCTCTACAGTCACAGTTGTTGAGGCCAAGACTGTCGATGTCACTGTCAAGGCGCCTGATGTTTACAAGCACTACACCGACGTTGAATATGTCACTCGAACATCGCTGTGCCCTGTGACCGTCACCAAGACCATTGAGGGAGAGGTCATCACCGAGGTTTACACGACCACCAGCTACATCTACGATGTTGTCAAGACCACCGACTACGAGCACGTTAAGCAACCCGACGTGACAAAGCACGAGACAGACGTCGTCTACAAGACCCGAACCACTGTCTGCCCTGTTACCGTCACTAAGACTATTGCCGGCGAGGTTGTCACTGAGACTTACACCACCACCAGCCTCATCGAGGAGGTCGTTCAGTCTACCGACTATGAGCACGTCAAGCAGCCCGATGTCACCAAGTACGCAACCGATGTTGTCTACACCACTCGCACCACCGTCTGCCCTGTCACTCTCACCAAGACCATCGCTGGTGAGGTCGTCACTGAGACCTACACCACCACCAGCGTGATTGAGGAGGTCGTCAAGTCTACCGACTACGCTCATATCAAGCAGCCTGATGTCACCAAGTACGAGACCGACGTTGTCTACAAGACCAAGACTCACGTCTACCCCGTCACTGTCACAAAGACAATTGAGGGTGAGGTTATCACCAATGTCTACACCTCTACCGACTACGAGGTCGTCAAGGTCCACAGCACTGTCTACGACAAGGTTGAGCTTCCTGATGTGACCAAGCACGAGACTGACATTGTCTACCAAACCAAGACTGAGGTTCACCCCGTTACCGTCACCAAGACCGTCGAGGGTGAGGTTGTTACCAACATTTACACCGAAACCTCTCTTGTTGTCGAAGAGGTTGTCACCACCATCCCTGTTTACGAGACCATCGTCAAGACCATGGGCAAGGGTGTTGTTGTCACCCAGTACTCCAAGATCGTCCAGACCGTCGGTGGCGGCACCGTCTACCAGACCGTCGCTCCTGCGCCCACCACTGTCGAGATCCCTGAGACTGAGGTCGTCACTCAACCCGAGGTCACCGTTCCAGCCACTCCCACTGCCCAGCCCGAGCCTATTGTTAACGGCGCTGCTGTCGCCGCCAACAAGGCTCCCGTCTTCGCCTTCATGGCTGGTATCCTTGGCGCCGTCGCTCTCCTCTAA
- a CDS encoding hypothetical protein (MEROPS:MER0043126~BUSCO:42833at5125~CAZy:CE1) encodes MAFTTNATINSFGGRFLKLSHKSAVTGTPMNATLYLPGSASSSKPAPLLVYLSGLTCTPDNVTEKGFLQAHASKLGLALLYPDTSPRETDLPGEHDSYDFGSGAGFYIDAKKDPYSQHYKMETYITKELPDLIFQEFKEVDSSRVSISGHSMGGHGALTLFLKNPGKYKSVSAWAPISNPSQCPWGEKAFKGYLGEDKEEWKKHDATELIKSWKGNFPALIDVGTGDNFYKQNQLLPENLEKAVKDAGIDGMTLRYQDGYDHSYFFISTFGEDHVKHAAKALGLL; translated from the exons ATGGCTTTCACTACAAATGCCACCATCAACAGCTTCGGCGGACGCTTCCTCAAGCTGTCTCATAAGTCCGCAGTCACTGGAACTCCCATGAACGCAACCCTTTACCTTCCCGGCTCCGCCTCATCTTCCAAACCCGCGCCTCTCCTCGTCTATCTCTCCGGCCTCACATGCACTCCCGACAACGTCACAGAGAAGGGCTTCCTCCAAGCCCACGCCTCCAAGCTCGGCCTGGCTCTCCTCTACCCAGATACCTCTCCTCGTGAGACCGATCTGCCCGGCGAGCACGACTCTTATGATTTCGGCAGCGGTGCTGGTTTCTACATCGACGCCAAGAAGGACCCTTACAGCCAGCACTACAAGATGGAGACATATATCACCAAGGAGCTGCCCGATCTCATCTTCCAAGAGTTCAAGGAGGTTGACTCATCGCGCGTTTCCATCTCTGGACACTCAATGGGTGGCCACGGTGCTTTGACTCTGTTCCTCAAGAACCCCGGCAAGTACAAGAGTGTCAGCGCCTGGGCTCCTATTTCCAACCCTTCCCAGTGCCCCTGGGGTGAGAAGGCCTTCAAGGGCTACCTTGGTGAGGATAAggaggagtggaagaagcacgATGCTACTGAGCTCATCAAGAGCTGGAAGGGCAACTTCCCTGCCCTCATCGATGTT GGCACTGGTGACAACTTTTACAAGCAGAACCAGCTTCTCCCCGAGAACCTCGAGAAGGCCGTCAAGGATGCTGGCATCGACGGCATGACCCTCCGATACCAGGAC GGCTATGATCACTCTTACTTCTTCATCTCTACTTTTGGCGAGGACCACGTCAAGCACGCCGCCAAGGCCCTCGGTCTCTTGTGA
- a CDS encoding hypothetical protein (BUSCO:55819at5125) — protein MAPVDRVDHNALEQQLKDIIQDLYQIMVQVSSYDSAGRSSREVLINEIKTLSESLRTLHASASPPNNLPSVPPELLEYVEHGRNPDIYTREFVELVRRGNQLMRGKLNAFGSFRDILAENMTTAMPELRDDVAQVVEATGGVPLGRRNGEQSQPQQNGSASNNHASSSAA, from the exons ATGGCACCAGTTGATCGCGTAGACCACAATGCCCTTGAGC AACAGCTCAAGGATATCATCCAGGATCTCTACCAAATAATGGTTCAAGTCTCAAGCTATGATTCCGCCGGTCGTTCAAGCAGAGAAGTCCTCATCAACGAAAT TAAAACCCTCTCCGAGTCCCTCCGCACCCTTCACGCCTCAGCTTCACCACCAAACAACCTCCCCTCCGTCCCGCCAGAACTCCTCGAGTACGTCGAGCACGGCCGTAACCCTGACATTTATACGCGAGAGTTCGTCGAGCTCGTGCGTCGCGGCAACCAGCTCATGCGCGGTAAACTCAACGCATTTGGATCCTTCCGCGATATTCTGGCTGAGAATATGACTACTGCCATGCCTGAGCTGCGCGACGATGTGGCTCAGGTCGTGGAGGCAACAGGAGGTGTGCCGCTTGGCAGGAGGAATGGTGAGCAGTCGCAGCCGCAGCAGAACGGTTCTGCTTCTAATAACCATGCATCATCGTCGGCTGCTTAG
- a CDS encoding hypothetical protein (BUSCO:8460at5125) — MASSFQATLPFFSKVANSTTNSHGHKHSASNFSNASLPTNRRTSLASFHSSRPESQMSQASPPPSRSPLPPPGPEADRMSDPNSRSKTPSTGISSQHSSLSAPRRANPHARPSRKLRSQYPRSSTENHVEYILVASFDIDRGPVMEHQYPVAITGDENMLAELMLPDQAHARNQDWTIFFLHKDTSEEDEDKERKNKESRKKRRMRRRDKAAGVINEEEGENDEDIPEDEWDDDEEEDDDESSDSEPEGGEGPPLIYVLNLVNTKRDGSVKRGAIVKAMAICTRHPFLHIYKATLEEYFKAPVPETLAMLYDSVNAMDLSLMPRLSLLERHLLQASDNRDLFVEKFEQMIQMRIAEDQREAAADASMDATKSPTKMTGISRAGTKAHVEGGHSVYSVPRDTHEFESKVMYKGIPIPIKVPVAVMPETVGDFSLIKLIQNFSDTHQKSPQPFPLHPHLTTNGANTHPIIVLANALLTQKRIIFMGYNLPSGDVAEAVLAACALASGGILRGFTRHAFPYTDLTKVDDLLNVPGFIAGVTNPTFELHPEWWDVLCDLPSGRVKISTKIDPAPVTEGLLYFQQQNAAFATIASGTTNTSQDLTGDNAFMADVLRSIAARHGERVIRAKWRDWVGKFTQIAAKFEESVYGASALYIGGEDQDLMPQGANGHGYVWPDDTAKNKELAGNVTRIEGWRNTRSYYSFIQDLAQIYTIRPLKGLDLAHLHDRLRMQRLTPAQSRDIYLTVSKHVHTYDEICLLLSVAPESHAGLFYLGLGLFHKDREVRLRTADLLERIADHEAGQHWWRSLSRFEKLAYMRLRREVDAEMQAKLEREGISPEMERVVS; from the exons atggcttctTCGTTCCAAGCAACGCTGCCATTCTTTTCAAAGGTCGCCAACAGCACCACAAACAGTCACGGTCACAAGCACAGCGCCAGCAATTTCTCCAATGCTTCATTGCCTACCAATCGACGAACCTCCTTGGCCTCATTTCACTCCTCGCGCCCAGAATCGCAAATGTCACAGGCATCACCACCTCCTTCGAGGTCCCCTCTACCTCCTCCCGGCCCCGAAGCCGATCGCATGTCCGACCCCAATTCCCGATCAAAGACGCCTTCGACAGGAATATCCTCTCAACATTCTTCTCTCTCAGCCCCTCGGCGAGCCAACCCTCATGCTCGACCTTCCAGAAAGCTGCGTTCTCAGTACCCTCGCAGCTCCACCGAAAACCATGTCGAATACATCCTTGTCGCATCCTTCGATATTGATCGGGGCCCCGTCATGGAACACCAGTATCCAGTTGCGATCACAGGAGACGAGAATATGTTGGCTGAACTCATGTTGCCGGATCAAGCCCATGCCCGCAACCAGGACTGGACAATATTCTTTCTCCACAAGGACACGAgcgaagaggacgaggataAGGAGCGCAAGAATAAAGAAAGTCGAAAAAAGAGGCGCATGAGAAGACGTGACAAGGCGGCTGGTGTAATCAacgaggaggagggagaaaATGACGAGGATATACCAGAAGATGAAtgggacgatgatgaagaggaagacgacgatgagtCGAGCGATAGTGAACCTGAGGGCGGCGAGGGTCCTCCTTTAATTTATGTGCTGAATCTCGTCAACACAAAACGTGACGGGTCGGTCAAGCGAGGTGCCATTGTCAAGGCCATGGCTATCTGCACGAGACATCCCTTCTTGCATATATACAAGGCAA CCTTGGAGGAATACTTCAAAGCGCCTGTTCCAGAGACATTGGCCATGCTATACGACTCAGTCAACGCCATGGATTTGTCCCTCATGCCTAGACTCAGTCTTCTGGAACGTCACTTATTACAAGCAAGTGATAACAGGGATCTATTTGTGGAGAAATTCGAACAAATGATTCAAATGCGGATAGCTGAAGACCAACGCGAGGCGGCGGCGGATGCTTCTATGGATGCGACAAAAAGTCCGACAAAAATGACTGGTATATCGAGGGCTGGTACAAAGGCCCATGTTGAGGGTGGCCATTCGGTTTACTCTGTTCCCCGCGATACACACGAGTTTGAGAGCAAGGTCATGTACAAGGGAATACCAATCCCTATCAAAGTCCCTGTTGCTGTCATGCCGGAAACCGTCGGTGACTTCTCACTCATTAAACTCATCCAAAACTTCTCGGACACTCATCAGAAATCACCGCAGCCTTTCCCACTACATCCGCATCTTACCACCAATGGAGCAAACACACATCCCATCATAGTGCTGGCAAATGCGCTGTTGACGCAAAAGAGAATTATCTTCATGGGATATAACTTGCCTTCAGGCGACGTCGCTGAAGCTGTCTTAGCCGCGTGTGCGCTGGCCTCGGGCGGCATACTTCGCGGGTTTACACGACATGCTTTCCCTTACACCGATCTGACAAAAGTCGATGATTTGCTCAACGTGCCCGGTTTCATCGCCGGTGTAACAAACCCAACGTTTGAACTCCATCCCGAATGGTGGGATGTCTTGTGCGATCTGCCGAGTGGAAGGGTCAAGATCAGCACAAAGATCGACCCTGCGCCTGTGACAGAAGGTCTGTTGTATTTCCAGCAGCAGAATGCAGCCTTTGCAACCATAGCAAGTGGTACGACAAACACAAGCCAAGACTTGACGGGCGATAATGCCTTTATGGCCGATGTTCTGAGAAGCATTGCAGCGAGACACGGCGAACGTGTGATTCGGGCCAAATGGAGAGATTGGGTTGGGAAATTTACACAGATCGCGGCAAAGTTTGAGGAAAGCGTGTATGGAGCTAGTGCCCTGTACATTGGAGGCGAAGACCAGGACTTGATGCCGCAAGGTGCCAACGGGCATGGATACGTTTGGCCAGATGATACAGCAAAGAATAAGGAGCTTGCTGGTAATGTGACAAGAATAGAAGGATGGCGTAATACTCGAAGCTACTACAGCTTCATCCAG GACTTGGCACAGATCTATACCATCAGACCTCTGAAGGGTCTTGATCTTGCCCATCTTCATGACCGTCTACGAATGCAGCGCTTGACGCCTGCGCAGAGCAGAGATATCTATCTCACGGTTTCTAAACACGTGCACACATACGATGAGATTTGCTTACTCCTCAGCGTCGCCCCTGAATCGCACGCAGGACTCTTTTATCTCGGTCTCGGACTATTCCATAAAGACCGCGAAGTCCGCCTAAGAACAGCAGATCTATTAGAGCGGATCGCCGACCACGAAGCTGGTCAGCACTGGTGGAGGAGTCTCAGTCGGTTTGAGAAGCTAGCATATATGCGGCTCCGGCGAGAAGTGGATGCAGAGATGCAAGCAAAGCTAGAAAGAGAGGGTATAAGCCCGGAGATGGAGCGAGTGGTCAGTTAA
- a CDS encoding hypothetical protein (BUSCO:55838at5125) has translation MKFSIAITTLASAMSISASPLSFLRKREFGGVLLCTGANSTGTCSYDVYELDKCHQLKAPFYQNTSTFSPDGEEFYCYPHYNYENKNNLTAIKWNTIISSFDCTRR, from the exons ATGAAGTTCTCTATCGCCATCACAACACTTGCTTCAGCCATGAGCATATCTGCTTCTCCTCTATCATTCCTACGCAAAAGAGAGTTTGGAGGT GTCTTACTATGCACAGGTGCCAACTCAACAGGCACTTGCTCTTACGATGTGTATGAGCTCGACAAATGCCATCAACTTAAAGCGCCTTTCTATCAAAACACAAGCACATTTTCCCCGGATGGCGAGGAGTTTTACTGCTACCCGC ATTACAACTacgagaacaagaacaatTTGACGGCTATCAAGTGGAACACCATCATCAGCAGCTTTGACTGTACACGCAGATAG
- a CDS encoding hypothetical protein (BUSCO:16879at5125), with product MKNFFGTGKKPTSSPSPSSSTPPPSSSRKSATFEERDREHDSSEQPPPYSSEPSSPAREKSPTKSSRRSSRPPSTADSAKTSRSSRLSRHSTDPSHSHSHSSSRRPKYEPDTHPLNLPPEERKRLSALAAAMNGNSMDVDSEPVSGARSTTPPNPKANAQANFSVPIPNGTSHDDGAPPPPPHKSNPGSPTITPEEDAESYKNAGNRFFKEKNYYKAIEQYSKAVDLFPFSATYLGNRAAAYMSNGQYEHALDDCSRAADSDPQNAKVLLRLARIYTGLGRPEEALTTFSRIDPPPSAKDMVPAKEMLHHIQSARDILQQGNGSGMSMVLHALDLAERGLGYRVSKPRKWQLMRGEAYLLMGRENSLGEAQNIAMNLLRNNNQDPEALVLRGRVLYGQGENDKAIQCFRMAINCDPDFRDAVKWLRIVQRLDRMKEEGNADFKAGRLQPAIEKYTNALEIDPSNKSMNSKLLQNRAQCKIKLRQYDDAIADCERAISLDPGYTKARKTKANALGGAERWDDAVKEWKAIQELEPEDRNIAKEIRRAELELKKAQRKDYYKIVGVDKNATENEIKKAYRKMAVKLHPDKNPGDAQAEEKFKDLQEAYETLSDPQKRAAYDNGDDLMDPNDMFGGGGMGGGMGGIDPEILFSMMGQQGFGGGGGGFRSAGGFPGGGGGAHFNFGGDPRQQRGGYPGGFNFS from the exons ATGAAGAACTTCTTTGGTACCGGCAAGAAGCCAACTTcctctccctctccctcctcctccactcCTCCCCCTTCCTCTTCAAGGAAATCCGCCACTTTTGAGGAGCGCGACCGCGAGCACGACTCGTCTGAACAACCACCGCCATATTCCTCCGAGCCTTCTTCGCCCGCCCGCGAGAAGTCGCCTACAAAGTCTTCAAGGAGATCATCTCGGCCCCCCTCAACAGCCGACTCAGCAAAGACCTCTCGTTCTTCCAGACTGTCGAGACACTCCACCGACCCCAGTCACTCCCACTCTCATTCTTCCTCTCGTCGACCCAAGTACGAGCCTGATACGCATCCTCTTAACCTCCCACCCGAAGAACGCAAGCGACTTTCCGCTCTTGCCGCAGCCATGAACGGTAACTCTATGGATGTTGATAGCGAACCCGTTAGTGGCGCTCGCTCGACCACTCCTCCCAACCCAAAGGCAAATGCCCAGGCCAACTTTTCCGTTCCCATTCCCAACGGAACAAGTCATGATGACGGCgcccctcctccacctcctcaCAAGTCCAACCCTGGAAGCCCAACAATCACACCTGAGGAGGATGCCGAGTCTTACAAGAACGCGGGCAACCGTTTTTTCAAGGAGAAAAACTATTATAAGGCCATCGAGCAGTACAGTAAAG CTGTCGACCTGTTCCCTTTCTCCGCTACTTATCTAGGCAACCGAGCTGCGGCTTATATGTCTAACGGCCAATATGAGCACGCTCTTGATGATTGCTCCAGGGCTGCCGACTCTGATCCCCAGAATGCCAAGGTCCTTCTGCGACTAGCTCGTATCTATACTGGTCTGGGCCGACCGGAGGAGGCTTTGACAACCTTTAGCCGCATTGATCCCCCACCTTCCGCCAAGGATATGGTCCCAGCCAAGGAGATGTTACACCACATTCAGTCCGCCCGTGACATTCTTCAGCAAGGCAACGGATCTGGCATGTCCATGGTGCTCCACGCTCTTGACCTGGCTGAGCGCGGCCTTGGTTACCGTGTCAGTAAGCCCCGTAAGTGGCAGCTGATGCGCGGAGAGGCATACCTGTTGATGGGACGTGAGAACTCTTTGGGAGAGGCACAAAACATTGCCATGAACCTCCTCCGAAACAACAACCAGGATCCTGAAGCTCTTGTCCTCCGTGGACGTGTGCTATACGGCCAAGGCGAGAACGATAAGGCGATCCAATGCTTCCGCATGGCCATTAATTGTGACCCTGATTTCCGTGATGCCGTCAAGTGGTTGAGGATCGTCCAGAGACTTGACCGCATGAAGGAAGAGGGCAACGCCGACTTCAAGGCCGGACGTCTTCAGCCTGCTATTGAAAAGTACACCAATGCTTTGGAAATTGACCCTTCCAACAAGAGCATGAACTCCAAGTTACTGCAGAACCGGGCGCAATGCAAGATTAAGCTCAGGCAGTACGACGATGCCATTGCCGATTGTGAGCGAGCTATCAGTCTTGACCCTGGTTACACAAAGGCCCGCAAGACCAAGGCCAATGCTCTGGGTGGTGCCGAGAGATGGGACGATGCAGTCAAGGAATGGAAGGCGATCCAAGAGCTCGAACCAGAGGACCGCAACATCGCCAAGGAAATTCGCAGGGCGGAACTGGAGCTCAAGAAGGCTCAGCGAAAGGATTACTACAAGATTGTGGGTGTCGACAAGAATGCCACAGAGaacgagatcaagaaggcaTACCGCAAGATGGCTGTCAAGCTTCACCCCGACAAGAACCCTGGTGATGCCCAGGCCGAGGAGAAGTTCAAGGACTTACAGGAGGCTTACGAGACCTTGAGCGACCCTCA GAAGCGTGCTGCCTACGATAACGGTGATGACCTTATGGACCCTAACGATATGTTCGGCGGCGGTGGCATGGGTGGAGGTATGGGAGGCATCGACCCTGAGATCCTGTTCAGTATGATGGGCCAGCAGGGCTTCGGTGGTGGAGGTGGTGGCTTCCGATCTGCTGGTGGCTTCcctggcggtggtggtggtgcccACTTTAACTTTGGTGGTGATCCCAGACAGCAGCGTGGAGGATACCCTGGTGGTTTCAACTTCTCATGA